A region from the uncultured Macellibacteroides sp. genome encodes:
- a CDS encoding family 20 glycosylhydrolase, translating to MKICLCQLLLALLTLLPGRVSAVINERPFVIPELRDWKGSEGEFTPGAHARVCVGKDAALLRMGKQFARDYELMFKRKLEVVQGTPAAGDFAFMLKADKKLGKEGYTLKISDRVTVTAPDTVGVFWATRTLLQLSEHKERQVLPKGTARDYPDYAVRGFMLDCGRKFIPIHLLRDYVKIMAYYKMNTFQIHLNDNAFKQYFENDYTKTNAAFRLECDTYPGLTAQDGFYTKKEFIELQKLAESLGVEIIPEIDVPAHSLAFTQYKPEIASKEYGMDHLDLFNPETYTFVDGLLREYLEGDEPVFRGKRVHIGTDEYSNKKKEVVEKFRYFTDYYIRFVEKYGKQACVWGALTHAKGDTPVKSENVVMGAWYNGYANPADMIKQGYKLISIPDGLLYIVPAAGYYYDYLNTEHLYKNWTPAHIGDVIFPEKHDQILGGMFAVWNDHYGNGISTKDIHDRVFPAMQTLAVKMWNGAKTAVPFTDFDSLRKSVSEAPGVNVAGRIGTGKSCVYAAPELHPGSATGYTEIGYDYKVEFTIKGVAESKGTVLLSSPDAVFYLSDPIGGKLGFARDGYLNTFNYSIRSGEETTIAISGDNKSTRLYVDGKLKENMNIQKRWFNAGKDSTNYVRTLVFPLEKAGNFKSSITNMKVYNYLNE from the coding sequence ATGAAAATCTGTTTGTGTCAGTTGCTGCTTGCATTGCTGACTTTATTACCCGGAAGGGTTAGTGCTGTAATTAATGAACGGCCATTTGTTATTCCTGAATTACGTGACTGGAAAGGTAGCGAAGGAGAATTTACTCCAGGAGCCCATGCCCGGGTATGTGTTGGCAAAGATGCAGCACTGCTTCGGATGGGTAAGCAGTTTGCACGGGATTATGAATTAATGTTTAAAAGAAAGCTGGAAGTTGTGCAAGGAACTCCTGCTGCCGGAGATTTTGCTTTCATGCTAAAAGCAGACAAAAAGCTGGGAAAAGAGGGTTATACTTTAAAGATATCCGACAGGGTAACAGTTACTGCCCCGGATACTGTTGGTGTGTTTTGGGCTACAAGAACCTTGCTTCAACTTTCCGAACATAAAGAACGTCAGGTATTGCCTAAAGGTACCGCACGTGATTATCCTGACTATGCCGTACGAGGATTTATGCTGGATTGCGGACGTAAGTTCATCCCCATTCATCTTTTACGTGATTATGTGAAGATTATGGCTTATTATAAGATGAATACGTTTCAGATCCACTTGAACGATAACGCGTTTAAGCAGTACTTTGAAAACGATTATACCAAAACGAATGCTGCATTCCGTCTGGAATGTGATACGTATCCGGGGCTGACTGCACAAGATGGTTTTTATACAAAGAAGGAGTTTATCGAATTACAGAAATTAGCCGAAAGTCTTGGTGTGGAAATTATTCCTGAGATTGATGTTCCGGCGCACTCGCTGGCATTTACCCAATACAAGCCCGAAATTGCAAGTAAGGAATATGGAATGGATCACCTCGATTTATTTAATCCCGAAACATACACTTTCGTGGATGGCTTGCTTCGTGAATATCTTGAGGGAGACGAACCTGTTTTCAGAGGAAAACGGGTTCATATTGGCACGGACGAATATTCGAATAAGAAGAAAGAGGTGGTTGAAAAGTTCCGCTATTTTACCGATTATTACATCCGATTTGTTGAGAAATACGGAAAACAGGCTTGTGTATGGGGCGCTTTGACACATGCTAAAGGTGATACCCCGGTTAAGTCGGAAAATGTTGTCATGGGAGCCTGGTACAATGGATATGCCAATCCTGCCGATATGATTAAACAGGGATACAAGTTAATCAGTATTCCGGATGGCTTATTATATATTGTGCCTGCCGCAGGCTATTATTACGATTACCTGAATACCGAACATTTGTATAAGAACTGGACTCCGGCGCATATCGGCGATGTGATTTTCCCCGAGAAGCACGACCAGATTCTTGGCGGTATGTTTGCTGTCTGGAATGATCATTATGGAAATGGAATTAGTACAAAAGATATTCACGACCGGGTGTTCCCTGCCATGCAGACCCTGGCCGTTAAAATGTGGAACGGTGCTAAAACAGCAGTTCCATTTACCGATTTCGATTCTTTACGTAAAAGTGTAAGCGAAGCTCCCGGTGTGAATGTGGCCGGCCGTATCGGCACAGGTAAATCTTGTGTGTATGCTGCACCCGAATTACATCCGGGTTCCGCTACAGGTTATACCGAAATAGGATACGATTATAAGGTGGAATTCACCATTAAAGGGGTTGCCGAAAGCAAGGGGACAGTATTACTAAGCTCTCCCGACGCGGTGTTTTATTTGTCCGATCCTATCGGAGGAAAGCTTGGTTTTGCCAGAGATGGATACCTTAATACGTTCAATTATAGTATCCGCTCGGGCGAAGAGACCACTATTGCTATTTCGGGCGACAATAAATCCACTCGTTTATATGTAGATGGAAAACTCAAAGAAAATATGAATATTCAGAAACGTTGGTTTAACGCTGGAAAAGATTCGACCAATTATGTTCGCACCTTGGTATTCCCGCTCGAAAAGGCTGGCAATTTCAAAAGCAGTATTACCAATATGAAGGTATATAATTACTTAAATGAATAG
- a CDS encoding TonB-dependent receptor translates to MNKLNRKSYSTGRCVFSACLVLSLLGSNAYATESKPSEKTASIRIITDTQQTKEITGVVKDAKGEPVIGANVSVKGTTTGTITDIDGKFTLNVPNGAVLQVSFIGYLSKDVTVGNVKIINVQLAEDTQKLDEVVVVGFGTQKKVNLTGSVSAVSGKELSGMPATSVANMLQGKLPGVAITQTSGQPGKEGTSIRIRGIGTMNDSNPMVLVDGLESSMSDINPNDIENISVLKDAAAASIYGTRAANGVILITTKRGKDGKPTVTYNGYVGVQKAVRTLQHLSSAEYAELLNEGKKNEGIAPVYSAEDIEKFRNGSDPDNYANTDWLDLLLQGSGLTHNHSVNLSGGTEAARYSASLAYYNQAGLVKNTDHNRYNVRFNLDSKVTDWLKFGLNTSMSRRDIVSPTNPFSGGLNQIFRQANRIPNSFVNKYTNGTYGRHIDGNPIAWIEAGGKATSKYSHVLGSAFGELRLMQGLTLKGIAGIDYSFDDGKTHVKEISYGDGSIQGPNFVEDYLERKTTTTLQGLLNYEKSIGKHSFKAMAGVARESYSMNLTKAYRKNFPSNELTGLDAGSTSGWSNSGSALEARIGSYFGRINYDYDGKYLLEANVRSDGSSKFNKGNRWGTFPSFSAGWRISEEEFLKKDWLSNLKLRASWGKLGNHRTDDYQYIALITLGEKYNFGNAVADGAAQTKANNANITWETTTELDLGVDGDIKNGLLTFGVDYYDRYTDNILTSVPVSFIYGLDAPVSNAGAMRNRGVEIQLGHRSTVGKFEYGISGYSAFNKNKVEKYLNPSKSSTIRMEGEAWDSFYGYECIGIFLSDEEVKISAVHSPFSKAGDLKFKDQNKDGKIDADDRVVLGNTIPNITYGFNFDLKYKGFDMNVFFQGAADVYRTADRESMWGFIDGANAQKKHLDRTIVENGTVVKQGHYPRVLISQSHNRVMSSFLAMNSSYLRLKNLQFGYNLPQDFLKGIHLSKARVYVSGQNLLTFTSFPKDFDPEVSSGGAGSSYPQVAFYTIGLDVTF, encoded by the coding sequence ATGAATAAACTGAACAGAAAATCTTACAGCACAGGGAGATGTGTCTTTTCTGCCTGCCTTGTTCTTTCACTATTAGGGAGCAATGCGTATGCGACAGAAAGCAAGCCAAGTGAAAAAACGGCATCCATTAGGATAATAACGGATACGCAGCAAACGAAAGAGATTACAGGAGTTGTTAAAGATGCTAAAGGGGAACCGGTAATTGGCGCAAATGTTTCTGTAAAAGGAACCACCACAGGTACAATTACAGATATCGATGGAAAGTTTACTTTAAATGTTCCCAACGGAGCAGTTCTTCAAGTATCTTTTATTGGCTATCTATCAAAGGATGTAACAGTAGGAAACGTCAAAATTATTAACGTACAGTTGGCGGAAGACACTCAAAAACTTGATGAGGTTGTTGTCGTAGGTTTCGGTACGCAAAAGAAAGTTAATCTTACCGGATCGGTGAGTGCTGTATCAGGAAAAGAGCTTAGCGGTATGCCAGCAACAAGCGTTGCAAATATGCTGCAAGGAAAACTACCAGGTGTTGCCATTACCCAAACATCGGGACAGCCCGGTAAAGAAGGAACATCAATCCGCATTCGTGGTATCGGGACAATGAATGATTCGAATCCAATGGTACTTGTAGACGGATTAGAATCGTCTATGAGCGATATAAATCCCAATGATATTGAGAACATAAGTGTCTTAAAGGATGCTGCAGCGGCTTCAATCTATGGAACAAGAGCTGCTAACGGGGTTATTCTTATAACAACAAAACGAGGAAAAGACGGAAAGCCAACAGTAACATATAATGGGTATGTGGGTGTGCAAAAAGCTGTCCGTACACTTCAACATCTATCTTCTGCGGAATACGCAGAATTACTGAACGAGGGTAAAAAAAATGAAGGTATCGCTCCGGTATACAGTGCCGAAGATATCGAAAAATTCCGTAATGGTTCTGATCCGGATAATTATGCGAATACAGATTGGTTGGATTTATTATTGCAGGGCTCAGGGCTAACTCATAATCATAGTGTAAATTTATCGGGAGGTACCGAAGCTGCCCGTTACAGTGCATCTCTTGCCTACTATAACCAGGCTGGTCTTGTGAAAAATACGGACCATAACAGATATAACGTACGTTTCAATCTGGATAGTAAGGTAACAGACTGGTTGAAGTTTGGCTTGAACACGAGTATGTCTCGCCGTGATATTGTTTCTCCTACCAATCCATTCTCTGGAGGTTTGAACCAGATATTCCGTCAGGCAAACCGTATTCCAAATAGTTTTGTAAATAAATATACAAATGGCACTTATGGTCGGCATATTGACGGCAACCCAATTGCATGGATTGAAGCCGGAGGAAAAGCCACTTCAAAATATTCACACGTTTTAGGAAGTGCCTTTGGTGAACTCAGACTGATGCAGGGCCTTACTTTAAAAGGAATTGCCGGTATCGATTACAGTTTCGACGATGGAAAAACTCATGTAAAGGAAATTTCCTATGGTGATGGTTCTATACAAGGTCCTAATTTTGTGGAAGATTATCTGGAACGCAAAACGACAACCACCCTGCAAGGATTGCTTAACTACGAAAAGTCAATCGGCAAACACTCATTCAAAGCAATGGCTGGTGTTGCCCGTGAGTCTTATTCAATGAATCTGACTAAAGCGTATCGGAAGAATTTCCCCAGCAATGAACTTACCGGTCTTGATGCCGGTTCAACAAGCGGATGGAGTAACTCTGGTAGTGCGCTGGAAGCCCGTATTGGTTCTTACTTCGGACGTATCAATTACGACTACGATGGTAAATATCTGTTAGAAGCCAATGTGCGAAGCGACGGATCATCCAAGTTTAACAAAGGCAATCGATGGGGTACTTTTCCTTCTTTCTCTGCCGGATGGAGAATCTCGGAAGAGGAGTTCCTGAAAAAAGATTGGTTGTCTAACCTGAAGCTTAGAGCATCATGGGGTAAACTTGGTAACCACCGCACGGACGACTATCAATATATTGCACTGATTACATTAGGTGAAAAATATAACTTTGGAAATGCGGTAGCCGATGGTGCTGCTCAAACAAAAGCAAATAATGCAAACATTACCTGGGAAACAACCACAGAACTTGACCTCGGTGTAGATGGAGACATAAAAAATGGACTGTTAACTTTTGGGGTAGACTATTACGATCGTTATACGGATAATATCCTTACAAGTGTACCTGTATCATTCATTTATGGATTGGATGCTCCTGTCTCAAATGCTGGAGCAATGCGAAACCGTGGTGTGGAAATCCAACTTGGACACCGTAGTACAGTTGGTAAATTTGAATATGGAATTAGCGGATATTCTGCTTTTAATAAAAACAAGGTGGAAAAATACCTGAATCCTTCAAAAAGCAGCACCATCAGAATGGAAGGCGAAGCTTGGGATTCTTTCTACGGATACGAATGCATTGGCATTTTCCTGTCGGATGAGGAAGTTAAGATAAGTGCCGTACACTCACCTTTTAGCAAGGCGGGCGACCTTAAGTTCAAAGATCAGAATAAGGATGGGAAAATTGACGCCGACGACCGGGTTGTACTTGGTAACACAATTCCAAACATTACCTATGGTTTTAATTTTGACTTGAAATATAAAGGATTTGATATGAATGTATTCTTCCAGGGAGCAGCCGATGTATATCGTACGGCCGACCGTGAATCCATGTGGGGATTTATTGATGGAGCAAACGCACAGAAAAAACACCTTGATCGTACTATCGTTGAAAACGGTACGGTTGTAAAGCAGGGTCATTATCCCCGTGTTTTAATTTCTCAGTCGCATAACCGTGTAATGAGTTCTTTCCTTGCGATGAATTCAAGCTATCTGCGTTTAAAAAACCTTCAGTTTGGATATAATTTGCCACAAGACTTTCTTAAAGGAATTCATTTGAGTAAGGCCCGTGTGTACGTTAGTGGTCAGAACTTATTGACATTTACTTCGTTCCCGAAAGACTTCGATCCTGAAGTATCAAGCGGAGGTGCCGGATCATCCTATCCTCAGGTTGCATTTTACACAATTGGTTTAGATGTTACATTTTAA
- a CDS encoding RagB/SusD family nutrient uptake outer membrane protein, which translates to MKKNIIAIALLSFGMMSCGDSFLDVAPTDKLSDETFWKSEKDADLGLAGCYRGWENYTNIVFLDAAADNGYDQFNYSIQPIGNGQILPTSGWGAWYDGDAGKWFPYSRIRKYNNFLEKVDNIDMDEARKEKYKAEVRFLRAYDYFNKVMFYGDVPLVTEVIADPQSSALARTPKAEVEAFIIKELTEIAAKLPVQNTIESRGHITQGAAFALKARLELYQGKYAEAMVSAKKVIDMSCYELFPTYEEMFWPESESTNKEAILNIQYIKDEYNSMLPQLNLPAVEGGWSALGASWKLIESYQMANGKAINEVGSGYDDNNPFKNRDPRMNMTVLCPGELYNGRYYNTLDKFINSVKNLDFHEEAAASRTGLLVKKYIKPMSVENMNNYDGNVMVIRLAEMYITFAECAVKTGKDTDLALQYINKIRNRAGIELASALTEDLVRYERRAELAFEGLRYFDIKRWNMGSQALNGPLYGSREGSVDPATGKVTWKNTYIKLEDRIFQQTRNYLLPIPQAELDRNPQMTQNPGY; encoded by the coding sequence ATGAAAAAAAATATTATAGCAATAGCACTCCTTTCTTTCGGGATGATGTCGTGTGGAGACAGCTTCCTGGATGTAGCCCCTACGGATAAGTTGTCCGACGAAACATTCTGGAAAAGTGAAAAAGATGCTGACCTCGGATTGGCAGGATGTTATCGGGGATGGGAAAATTATACCAACATCGTTTTTCTGGATGCAGCTGCAGACAATGGATACGATCAGTTCAATTATAGCATTCAGCCAATCGGTAACGGACAGATATTGCCTACTTCCGGCTGGGGTGCCTGGTACGATGGCGATGCGGGTAAGTGGTTCCCATATTCCAGAATCCGCAAGTATAACAATTTCCTCGAAAAAGTGGATAATATCGATATGGATGAGGCCCGGAAAGAAAAATACAAAGCAGAGGTACGTTTCTTGAGAGCTTACGATTATTTCAATAAGGTAATGTTTTATGGGGATGTTCCTTTAGTAACAGAAGTGATTGCTGATCCTCAATCTTCGGCTTTGGCAAGAACACCTAAAGCGGAAGTAGAAGCTTTTATTATAAAAGAACTTACAGAAATTGCGGCTAAATTACCGGTACAAAATACAATTGAGTCTCGTGGACATATAACCCAGGGTGCTGCTTTCGCTTTAAAGGCGAGACTTGAACTCTATCAGGGAAAATATGCGGAAGCAATGGTTTCGGCTAAAAAAGTAATTGATATGTCTTGCTATGAATTGTTCCCAACTTACGAGGAGATGTTCTGGCCGGAAAGCGAATCGACCAACAAAGAAGCCATTCTGAATATTCAATATATAAAAGATGAGTACAACAGTATGCTTCCTCAGCTTAATCTTCCAGCGGTAGAAGGCGGTTGGTCTGCTCTGGGTGCTTCATGGAAACTTATTGAATCGTACCAAATGGCGAATGGAAAGGCTATAAATGAAGTCGGTTCAGGTTACGACGATAATAATCCGTTTAAAAACCGCGATCCTCGTATGAATATGACAGTCCTTTGTCCCGGCGAATTATATAACGGAAGATATTACAATACACTCGATAAGTTTATTAATAGTGTTAAAAACCTTGACTTTCATGAAGAGGCGGCGGCTTCCCGTACCGGATTGTTGGTTAAAAAGTATATTAAACCAATGTCTGTTGAAAATATGAACAACTACGATGGTAATGTTATGGTAATTCGTTTGGCAGAAATGTATATCACTTTTGCGGAATGTGCAGTTAAGACTGGTAAAGATACAGATCTTGCATTGCAATATATTAACAAAATCCGGAATCGTGCAGGAATTGAGCTGGCTAGTGCTCTTACAGAAGATCTTGTCCGCTATGAGAGACGTGCCGAACTAGCTTTTGAAGGCTTGCGTTATTTCGATATAAAACGTTGGAATATGGGTAGTCAGGCTCTTAACGGACCGTTGTATGGAAGCAGGGAAGGTTCGGTAGATCCTGCAACAGGCAAGGTGACATGGAAAAATACTTACATAAAATTGGAAGATAGAATTTTTCAACAAACACGTAATTATTTATTACCGATACCCCAAGCTGAATTAGACCGTAATCCTCAGATGACACAAAATCCAGGTTATTGA
- a CDS encoding right-handed parallel beta-helix repeat-containing protein yields MKRIVLFSFFLCFIRILSAQTTIYVSVNGHDSAPGTKEQPVGSLTAALECIRKMPGNELVTVRIASGTYYMDQPLRLTEKDSRPIFFEGDSLHKPVFSGAIAVSGWKINSQGWWTCHLPEVERFGLYFEQFFVNGVRATRARTPDKEWFMIKSSSEQIHYRGTARSPEYATQRLNVNPEDIRSLTSIKEDELPDLTAIFYHKWDNTRKRINYFSVDSGSLFLSGKGMKSWNPLETGTRYILENYKGALSMPGEWFLSRKGDLFYIPRVGEKPETAQCFAPVLKQLVEITGAAGNPVRNKTFRNISFQHSANLMPSAGDDPMQVTAGIDAAIQLDFAENILFDNCEVMHTGNYAVSFSRACHSSEMRHSYLYDLGAGGIKIGEPFLRDDQLLVTSEIKIDNNIIHHTGQVFPCGGGVVVFNASNNKITHNEISDLRYTGISLGWMWGYAYSGLITTYMGNQGALEYKSGHIVSPAINNEVAYNHIHHIGWGELSDMGAIYTLGESPGTHIHNNTIHDVYSYDYGGWGLYTDEGSSHILIENNLVYGCKSGGFHQHYGKENIIRNNIFAFGHYYQLQFTRVEPHLSFSFERNIVLMDCGVLLSGPWDKANIEMDGNCYWSLPKEDPSFLGTPFKVWKKNKDKHSVVADPLFKDPYALDFEFKSNKTIRKIGFVPFDAKQAGVYGTSEWKTKALLPKEILDEFKQIILKREKECSGIYK; encoded by the coding sequence ATGAAAAGAATAGTCTTGTTTTCTTTTTTCTTGTGTTTCATCAGAATATTATCGGCTCAAACCACCATTTATGTAAGCGTCAATGGACATGACTCGGCTCCCGGAACTAAAGAACAGCCGGTAGGCTCGTTAACCGCCGCGTTGGAATGTATACGGAAAATGCCAGGTAATGAACTTGTTACTGTTCGTATTGCGTCCGGCACTTATTACATGGATCAACCACTTCGACTCACAGAAAAGGACAGCCGGCCTATCTTCTTTGAAGGTGATAGTTTGCACAAACCTGTTTTTAGCGGTGCGATAGCTGTATCCGGATGGAAAATAAATTCTCAGGGATGGTGGACTTGCCACTTGCCGGAAGTTGAACGTTTCGGATTATATTTCGAACAGTTTTTTGTAAACGGAGTACGTGCAACTCGCGCCCGCACTCCCGATAAAGAATGGTTTATGATCAAATCTTCTTCTGAACAGATACACTACCGGGGCACTGCACGCAGTCCGGAGTATGCCACCCAACGGTTAAACGTAAATCCGGAAGATATCCGTTCACTTACTTCCATAAAAGAAGATGAGCTACCCGATCTGACTGCAATCTTTTATCATAAATGGGATAATACAAGAAAACGGATCAACTATTTTAGTGTTGACTCGGGGTCTCTCTTTTTAAGTGGCAAGGGTATGAAGTCGTGGAATCCTCTGGAAACCGGGACCCGATATATTCTTGAGAATTATAAAGGCGCACTCTCGATGCCGGGAGAATGGTTTCTATCGCGAAAAGGCGATTTATTCTACATACCCCGAGTAGGCGAAAAACCTGAAACGGCCCAATGTTTCGCTCCGGTGTTAAAGCAACTAGTAGAAATAACAGGTGCCGCCGGCAATCCTGTAAGAAACAAAACTTTCCGGAATATTTCTTTTCAGCATTCTGCGAATCTTATGCCTTCTGCCGGCGACGATCCGATGCAGGTTACTGCCGGGATAGATGCGGCCATCCAACTCGACTTTGCCGAAAATATTTTATTTGACAACTGCGAAGTGATGCATACCGGCAATTATGCTGTTTCGTTTAGCAGGGCTTGTCACTCGAGTGAAATGCGCCATTCATACCTTTACGATCTGGGAGCAGGCGGAATTAAGATAGGTGAGCCTTTTTTGCGAGACGATCAATTACTGGTTACCAGTGAAATTAAAATCGATAACAATATTATTCATCATACCGGTCAGGTTTTTCCCTGCGGCGGCGGAGTTGTAGTCTTTAATGCATCAAATAATAAGATAACACATAATGAAATATCAGACCTTCGTTATACAGGTATTTCGCTAGGTTGGATGTGGGGATATGCCTACTCGGGTCTGATAACTACCTATATGGGTAACCAAGGGGCTCTTGAATATAAAAGTGGACATATAGTAAGTCCGGCTATTAATAACGAAGTGGCATACAATCACATCCACCATATAGGCTGGGGCGAGCTATCCGACATGGGAGCCATTTATACCTTAGGCGAATCTCCCGGAACCCATATTCACAACAATACTATTCACGATGTTTATTCGTACGACTACGGAGGGTGGGGTTTGTACACTGATGAAGGAAGCTCCCATATTTTGATAGAAAACAACTTGGTTTATGGCTGTAAGAGTGGCGGTTTCCACCAACACTACGGTAAGGAGAACATTATCCGAAACAATATATTTGCGTTCGGACACTATTACCAGTTGCAGTTTACAAGAGTAGAGCCACATCTTTCGTTTAGTTTCGAGCGTAATATAGTTCTGATGGATTGCGGGGTACTGCTTTCCGGACCTTGGGATAAAGCCAATATCGAAATGGACGGAAACTGCTATTGGAGTTTGCCGAAGGAAGATCCCTCTTTCCTTGGAACCCCTTTTAAGGTGTGGAAAAAGAATAAAGACAAACATTCTGTTGTAGCTGATCCGCTGTTTAAAGATCCCTATGCACTTGATTTCGAATTTAAGAGTAACAAAACAATCCGGAAAATAGGCTTTGTCCCTTTCGACGCTAAACAAGCCGGCGTATATGGTACTTCCGAATGGAAAACTAAAGCCCTCTTACCCAAAGAAATACTAGACGAGTTCAAACAAATCATACTTAAAAGGGAAAAGGAATGTAGTGGAATTTACAAATGA